From a single Pyruvatibacter sp. genomic region:
- a CDS encoding glutathione S-transferase family protein, with protein sequence MRRLLHQPLDPKCRKIRLALAEKKLAFEMETERPWDRREELLVLNPAGMLPVLVEPDGTTVAGDRVIQEYLDEIYQDPDGGMVLLPGGPVDRAEARRIADWFDDKFADEVTRNLVDEKIVKRFLPRDLGGGPPDTEIVRIGMHNVSYHLDYVSFLVERRNWLAGDSLTIADLAAAAHFSAVDYLGNVPWTDFPQAKEWYARIKSRPSFRPLLADHVPGMPAAQHYANLDF encoded by the coding sequence ATGAGACGTCTCCTTCACCAGCCGCTTGACCCCAAATGCCGCAAGATCCGTCTGGCGCTGGCCGAAAAGAAACTTGCCTTCGAGATGGAAACCGAACGGCCATGGGACCGGCGCGAAGAGCTTTTGGTGCTCAACCCTGCCGGTATGCTGCCTGTGCTTGTGGAACCGGATGGCACCACTGTAGCCGGCGACCGGGTGATCCAGGAATATCTGGACGAGATTTACCAGGACCCCGATGGCGGCATGGTGCTGTTGCCCGGCGGGCCTGTGGATCGCGCAGAAGCCCGGCGCATTGCAGACTGGTTCGATGATAAGTTTGCTGACGAAGTGACCCGCAATCTGGTGGACGAAAAAATCGTCAAGCGCTTTTTGCCGCGCGATCTGGGTGGCGGGCCGCCTGACACAGAAATTGTGCGCATCGGTATGCACAATGTGAGTTACCACCTGGACTATGTTTCATTTCTGGTGGAACGGCGCAACTGGCTGGCCGGTGATTCCCTGACCATCGCTGACCTTGCCGCAGCGGCGCATTTTTCAGCTGTTGATTATCTGGGAAATGTTCCGTGGACGGATTTTCCCCAGGCGAAGGAATGGTATGCGCGCATCAAGTCGCGCCCATCCTTCAGGCCGTTGCTGGCAGACCATGTGCCAGGCATGCCCGCCGCGCAGCACTACGCCAACCTGGATTTCTAG
- a CDS encoding SDR family oxidoreductase yields the protein MAGNVANTRGVFKALGGQQPDTKKKAGIDVSSYRLFCFGLGFSALAFARRVQAQGWHVAGTCRTAEKADALKAQGIEAFVFGDAPLDDAQTALAGTTHLLASVPPGQTGDPVLQMHSADIAAISTLQWIGYLSTTGVYGDRQGGWVNETSMLVPSTDRGKRRVTAELGWGDLAVEAGVALHVFRLAGIYGPGRNQLESLRKGTAKRIDKQGQVFSRIHVDDIAQVLVAAAISDAPSQAFNVCDDEASPPQEVVAHAATLLGLDPPPLVPYDEADMSPMGRSFYSESKRVKNDRIKDVLGVRLKHPTYREGLKALLDAGEGHG from the coding sequence ATGGCGGGTAACGTCGCCAACACGCGTGGCGTTTTCAAGGCGCTGGGCGGGCAACAACCCGACACTAAAAAGAAAGCAGGCATTGACGTGTCCTCATACCGACTGTTTTGTTTTGGTCTTGGCTTTTCAGCATTGGCCTTTGCCCGGCGCGTTCAGGCGCAGGGCTGGCATGTTGCGGGCACCTGCCGCACCGCTGAAAAAGCTGACGCACTAAAAGCACAGGGCATTGAAGCATTTGTTTTTGGCGATGCGCCGCTTGACGATGCCCAAACAGCGCTGGCTGGTACAACACACCTGCTGGCCTCGGTGCCGCCCGGCCAGACAGGCGACCCGGTATTGCAGATGCATTCAGCCGATATTGCCGCGATTTCGACCCTGCAGTGGATTGGCTATCTCTCGACGACTGGCGTCTATGGCGACAGGCAAGGTGGTTGGGTCAACGAGACCAGTATGCTGGTACCCTCGACAGATCGCGGCAAGCGGCGCGTGACCGCCGAGCTTGGATGGGGCGACCTTGCTGTCGAGGCGGGTGTTGCGCTGCACGTGTTCAGACTGGCGGGCATTTACGGGCCGGGTCGCAACCAGCTTGAAAGCCTGCGCAAAGGCACGGCAAAGCGTATTGACAAGCAGGGGCAGGTTTTCTCGCGCATTCATGTGGATGACATTGCGCAGGTGCTGGTGGCTGCAGCCATCAGCGATGCTCCATCGCAGGCGTTTAACGTGTGCGATGACGAAGCATCCCCTCCACAGGAGGTGGTGGCCCACGCCGCAACCCTTTTGGGGTTGGACCCGCCACCACTGGTGCCATATGACGAGGCGGATATGTCGCCTATGGGCCGCAGCTTCTACAGCGAATCCAAGCGGGTAAAGAATGACCGTATAAAGGACGTATTGGGCGTTCGGCTGAAGCACCCAACCTACCGTGAGGGGCTGAAAGCGCTGTTGGATGCCGGTGAAGGGCACGGGTAA
- a CDS encoding ribonuclease H-like domain-containing protein, which produces MTTTLHKSDLPDGLDLGAVVAVDTETMGLNPHRDELCVVQLSSGDGTAHVVQMDRATYNCPNLKALFSDPDSVKLFHFARFDVGMIRKYLGVECAPVYCTKIASRLVRTYTDRHGLKDLSRELLGLDMSKQQQSSDWGADTLTDAQLAYAASDVLHLHELKATLDMMLAREGRSELAQACFDFLPTRAALDLAGWPETDIFAH; this is translated from the coding sequence ATGACAACCACGCTCCACAAGTCTGATCTGCCGGATGGCCTCGACCTTGGGGCTGTTGTCGCCGTTGATACGGAGACAATGGGCCTTAACCCGCACCGCGATGAATTGTGCGTTGTGCAGTTGTCGTCCGGTGATGGCACCGCTCACGTGGTGCAGATGGATCGGGCGACCTACAACTGCCCCAATCTCAAGGCGCTGTTTTCCGACCCCGATTCCGTGAAGTTGTTCCACTTCGCGCGCTTTGACGTGGGTATGATCCGCAAATATCTGGGGGTTGAGTGTGCCCCTGTGTACTGCACAAAAATTGCCTCCAGACTGGTGCGCACCTATACGGATCGCCATGGGTTGAAGGACCTGAGCCGCGAGTTGCTGGGCCTTGATATGTCCAAGCAACAACAAAGCTCTGATTGGGGCGCGGATACGCTGACCGACGCGCAACTGGCCTATGCAGCGTCTGATGTGCTGCATCTGCATGAGTTGAAGGCGACGCTGGACATGATGCTGGCCCGCGAGGGCCGAAGTGAACTGGCTCAGGCGTGCTTCGATTTCCTGCCGACCCGTGCAGCACTTGATCTGGCTGGCTGGCCCGAAACCGACATTTTCGCGCACTAA
- a CDS encoding undecaprenyl-diphosphate phosphatase, with protein MPLTQLIVLAIIQGLTEFLPISSSGHLALVDELTGWADQGVLIDVAIHVGSLFAVLIYFRRDVAELVAGSFSLLRGEMTQAGRLALYLVAASIPIFVIGFAVVNAGLVDGLRAAATIAWANMIFALLLYWSDKAGGTTRKLEDMTWGQAMLIGIVQIAAIVPGASRSGVTMMMARFLDFDRREAARFSMLLAIPTILGAGAAATLELAQTADVTLQGDAVLAAVLSFVAALASIAIFMRLLEKISLTPFVIYRVVLGAALLGWLYLA; from the coding sequence ATGCCCCTCACCCAACTTATCGTCCTGGCCATCATTCAGGGGCTGACCGAGTTTTTGCCCATCAGTTCGTCCGGCCATCTGGCGCTTGTCGATGAATTGACCGGCTGGGCAGATCAGGGCGTGCTCATTGATGTGGCGATCCATGTGGGCTCGCTGTTTGCTGTACTCATCTATTTTCGCAGGGACGTGGCGGAACTGGTCGCCGGATCATTTTCTCTGCTTCGGGGCGAGATGACACAGGCCGGGCGGCTGGCGCTTTATCTCGTTGCTGCGAGCATTCCGATTTTTGTCATCGGCTTTGCCGTTGTGAACGCCGGGCTGGTGGATGGTCTGCGGGCCGCTGCCACAATCGCCTGGGCCAACATGATTTTCGCGCTGCTGCTTTACTGGAGCGATAAAGCGGGTGGCACAACACGTAAACTCGAAGACATGACATGGGGTCAGGCGATGCTCATCGGCATCGTGCAAATTGCTGCCATTGTACCCGGTGCCAGCCGGTCCGGTGTCACCATGATGATGGCGCGTTTTCTGGACTTTGACCGCCGCGAGGCAGCGCGTTTTTCCATGTTGCTCGCGATCCCAACTATTTTGGGTGCCGGCGCTGCTGCAACGCTGGAACTGGCGCAGACCGCAGATGTAACGTTGCAGGGCGACGCCGTTCTGGCTGCGGTGCTGTCGTTTGTTGCAGCACTGGCATCCATTGCCATTTTTATGCGACTGCTGGAAAAAATCTCGCTGACGCCATTCGTAATTTACCGCGTCGTACTCGGCGCGGCTTTGCTCGGGTGGCTCTATCTGGCCTAG
- a CDS encoding LLM class flavin-dependent oxidoreductase — translation MRFGVFYELQLPRPWGEDGEHRLFKEALEQIVLADKLGYDYAWEVEHHFLEEYSHSAAPEVFLAAAAGQTQNIRLGHGIRQVIANYNHPARTAECIGTLDLISDGRVDFGIGEGATRLELGGFDIPAREKRAMSLEAAEQIANMMVMDPYPGFEGKTFSMPCRNVIPKPLQKPHPPMWMACTNRDTIKVAASLGLGALAFSFVDPDEARAWADIYYGIIKSDQCVPLGHRVNANIAMVSSFSIHHDREEAIRRGHEGFEFFGYALGRMVTQDFVPGRTDMWAEYIERRGDRTEDVIKEAASQAPGGLGGIGTPDDMRAHLKAMQSAGVDQVIFMQQAGNNSHQHICESLELFASDVMPDFKADVANREAEKAEELAPYVEAALARKQTMPPIADKDIPVIPAAVSKPQVNQTAAE, via the coding sequence ATGCGTTTTGGGGTCTTTTACGAGCTTCAACTGCCGCGCCCGTGGGGCGAGGACGGGGAACATCGTCTTTTCAAAGAGGCGCTGGAGCAGATCGTTCTGGCTGACAAACTCGGCTATGATTACGCATGGGAGGTGGAGCATCACTTCCTTGAAGAGTATTCACACTCCGCAGCGCCTGAGGTTTTTCTCGCCGCCGCCGCCGGACAAACCCAAAACATCCGCCTTGGCCACGGCATCCGTCAGGTAATCGCCAACTACAATCACCCTGCCCGCACGGCTGAGTGCATCGGCACGCTGGACCTCATTTCCGATGGCCGCGTTGATTTTGGCATTGGCGAAGGCGCGACCCGGCTTGAGCTTGGCGGCTTCGACATCCCCGCCCGCGAAAAACGCGCCATGTCACTGGAGGCCGCCGAACAGATTGCCAACATGATGGTGATGGACCCGTATCCGGGGTTTGAAGGCAAGACGTTCTCCATGCCATGCCGCAATGTCATTCCCAAGCCGTTGCAAAAGCCGCATCCGCCGATGTGGATGGCGTGCACCAACCGCGACACCATTAAGGTGGCGGCATCTCTTGGCCTTGGCGCGCTGGCGTTTTCGTTTGTTGACCCTGATGAAGCCCGCGCGTGGGCGGACATCTATTACGGTATCATCAAGTCCGACCAGTGCGTGCCGCTGGGCCACCGGGTGAATGCCAACATCGCCATGGTGTCGTCGTTCTCTATCCATCATGACCGTGAGGAGGCGATCCGCCGGGGCCATGAGGGTTTTGAATTTTTCGGCTACGCGCTTGGCCGCATGGTAACGCAGGACTTTGTGCCCGGCCGCACGGACATGTGGGCCGAATACATCGAGCGCCGGGGCGACCGCACGGAAGATGTCATCAAGGAGGCGGCGTCGCAGGCGCCGGGCGGGCTTGGCGGCATCGGCACGCCGGACGACATGCGCGCGCATCTCAAGGCCATGCAGAGCGCAGGCGTGGACCAGGTGATCTTCATGCAGCAGGCGGGCAACAACTCGCATCAGCATATCTGTGAAAGTCTGGAGCTGTTTGCCTCCGATGTGATGCCGGACTTCAAGGCTGACGTGGCAAACCGCGAGGCTGAAAAGGCTGAGGAACTTGCGCCTTACGTTGAGGCGGCACTGGCCCGCAAACAGACGATGCCGCCAATCGCCGACAAGGACATTCCGGTTATTCCCGCGGCTGTTTCCAAACCGCAGGTCAACCAGACGGCGGCGGAGTAA
- a CDS encoding AAA family ATPase: protein MCGLPGTGKTTASRPLAGRLGALYLRVDSIEQAIASSAMAPVDAVEEILRTIS, encoded by the coding sequence ATGTGCGGCCTGCCCGGCACCGGCAAGACAACCGCGTCGCGCCCTTTGGCCGGTCGATTGGGCGCGCTCTATCTTCGGGTTGATTCTATCGAGCAAGCCATTGCGTCATCTGCAATGGCGCCGGTCGATGCGGTTGAGGAGATTCTGAGGACGATTTCATGA
- the infC gene encoding translation initiation factor IF-3: protein MAPPQKQEGPRANEQINTPDVRLIDAEGENVGVVATQRAQEMADAAGLDLVEVSPNAAPPVAKIMDLGKYKYQAQKKAAEARKNQKTVDVKEIKMRPNIDTHDYDVKMRNMLRFFEEGDKVKVTLRFRGREMAHQDLGMKLLHRVRDQVDEIAKVELHPKLEGRQMIMVLAPR from the coding sequence ATGGCGCCCCCTCAAAAGCAGGAGGGCCCGCGCGCCAATGAACAGATCAACACCCCTGACGTTCGACTTATCGACGCTGAAGGCGAAAACGTAGGCGTTGTCGCCACACAACGCGCCCAGGAAATGGCCGATGCAGCAGGCCTTGATCTGGTGGAGGTGTCTCCCAACGCCGCACCGCCCGTCGCCAAAATCATGGACCTTGGCAAATACAAGTATCAGGCCCAGAAAAAAGCCGCCGAAGCGCGCAAGAACCAGAAGACGGTGGACGTCAAGGAAATCAAGATGCGTCCCAACATCGACACGCACGATTACGACGTGAAGATGCGCAACATGCTGCGATTCTTTGAAGAAGGGGACAAAGTGAAGGTCACGCTTCGTTTCCGGGGCCGCGAAATGGCGCACCAGGATCTGGGCATGAAGCTGCTGCACCGGGTCCGCGATCAGGTGGACGAGATTGCCAAGGTGGAGTTGCACCCCAAGCTCGAAGGCCGGCAGATGATTATGGTGCTCGCACCGCGCTAA
- a CDS encoding glycosyltransferase family 4 protein: MNSEKPVSDDTQHEPSVPGVLQVIPQLDAGGAERSCVEVASAVARAGWRSFVATQGGRLESDLLRAGVTVFHMQAASKNPLVMLENVGKLRRIIRARDIFIIHARSRAPAWSAYAAARAENRYFVTTYHSKVHERPRWKVGYNSVMAAGQAVIANSQFTADRIMKVHGTPAKRVHPIPRGFDLAQFDPAAVDADRVAALRARWGIEGDTRPLVLLPARLTRWKGPLLLLDAAAKVGMPARYVIAGDAQGRDDFQAEVRARIAELGLTGQVTLADHVDDMPAAYKAADIVVSASLDPEPFGRIGVEAQAMAKLMIAPDHGGAREQLITEPAHHRTGWLFEPGDADALAGALDDALALTPEEATAMGTRARHHAVSAFTSDAMCAATLKVYRDVLGL; encoded by the coding sequence GTGAATAGCGAAAAACCGGTGAGCGACGACACTCAACACGAGCCTAGCGTACCTGGTGTGCTGCAGGTAATCCCGCAGCTTGACGCGGGAGGTGCTGAGCGCTCCTGCGTTGAGGTGGCAAGTGCTGTGGCGCGCGCCGGGTGGCGGTCGTTCGTGGCAACGCAGGGCGGGCGACTTGAAAGCGATCTGCTGCGCGCAGGCGTGACTGTTTTTCATATGCAGGCCGCGTCCAAAAACCCGCTGGTGATGCTTGAAAATGTAGGCAAGCTGCGCCGCATCATCCGTGCGCGCGATATTTTCATTATTCATGCCCGCAGCCGCGCGCCAGCATGGAGTGCATATGCGGCCGCGCGGGCGGAGAACCGGTATTTCGTGACCACCTATCACAGCAAGGTGCATGAGCGCCCGCGCTGGAAGGTCGGCTACAATTCGGTGATGGCGGCAGGTCAGGCGGTGATTGCCAATTCGCAGTTTACGGCAGACCGCATCATGAAGGTGCACGGCACGCCGGCGAAGCGCGTTCACCCGATACCGCGCGGCTTTGACCTTGCACAGTTTGATCCCGCCGCTGTGGATGCTGACCGTGTAGCGGCATTGCGCGCCCGATGGGGCATTGAGGGTGACACCAGGCCGCTGGTTTTATTGCCCGCGCGGCTCACGCGCTGGAAAGGCCCGTTGCTGCTTCTCGATGCCGCCGCAAAGGTGGGTATGCCCGCACGCTACGTGATTGCCGGGGATGCCCAGGGCCGTGATGATTTTCAGGCAGAAGTGCGTGCCCGCATCGCCGAGCTTGGCCTGACTGGACAGGTGACGCTTGCAGACCATGTGGACGACATGCCTGCCGCGTACAAGGCTGCAGACATTGTGGTGTCCGCATCGCTTGACCCTGAACCGTTCGGGCGCATTGGTGTTGAAGCCCAGGCGATGGCAAAGCTGATGATTGCGCCCGACCATGGCGGTGCGCGCGAACAGTTGATAACCGAACCCGCTCACCACCGTACCGGATGGCTGTTTGAGCCAGGAGATGCAGACGCACTGGCCGGCGCGCTGGACGATGCGCTGGCATTGACACCGGAAGAAGCAACAGCGATGGGCACGCGGGCACGTCACCATGCCGTCAGCGCCTTCACGTCTGACGCCATGTGTGCGGCTACACTCAAAGTCTATCGGGATGTACTGGGCTTATGA
- a CDS encoding glycosyltransferase family 9 protein — MTAQRILVIKLGALGDFVQALGPFEAIRAHHNALDDTDHAHITLLTTPPFAGLARDSGFFDDVWEDGRAKGFGALLSLVRRMSWAQFTRVYDLQTSSRSSLYFHLLWPRTQWSGIARGCSHPHTNPQRDFMHTVERQAEQLRDAGIARTPLANVAPLAGVRSAGEIMGHEGPYGLLIPGAAPHRPAKRWPVERFAEVASIWATNGVRPLVLGTQAETPLAAWICAHEPTAVDLTGSTSLNDIVTLALGAKYAVGNDTGPMHLVSLAGTPSVALFGADSDPALCAPRGPQVCVLEAPDISAHSPARVMEALEASTLKT; from the coding sequence ATGACGGCGCAGCGGATTTTGGTTATCAAGCTGGGTGCGCTTGGAGACTTTGTTCAGGCGCTGGGACCGTTTGAGGCCATAAGGGCACATCACAATGCGCTGGACGATACGGACCACGCCCACATCACGCTGCTGACCACGCCGCCGTTTGCCGGGCTTGCCCGCGACTCAGGTTTTTTTGACGACGTGTGGGAAGATGGCCGGGCCAAAGGATTTGGCGCGCTGCTGTCGCTTGTGCGGCGCATGAGCTGGGCACAGTTCACGCGGGTATATGATCTGCAAACCTCGTCGCGCTCGTCGCTTTACTTTCATCTGCTGTGGCCGCGCACGCAGTGGTCAGGCATTGCGCGCGGCTGCTCCCATCCACACACAAACCCGCAACGTGACTTCATGCATACCGTCGAGCGGCAGGCTGAGCAGTTGCGCGATGCAGGCATTGCCCGCACCCCGTTGGCAAATGTCGCCCCGCTCGCCGGAGTGCGAAGCGCCGGGGAAATCATGGGGCACGAGGGCCCTTATGGGCTGCTGATCCCCGGCGCGGCTCCCCACCGCCCTGCCAAGCGCTGGCCGGTTGAGCGGTTTGCCGAAGTGGCTTCGATCTGGGCCACAAACGGCGTTCGCCCGCTGGTGCTGGGCACGCAGGCCGAAACGCCGCTTGCAGCGTGGATTTGCGCCCATGAACCCACTGCGGTGGACCTGACCGGCTCCACCAGCCTGAACGACATCGTGACGCTGGCGCTGGGGGCAAAGTACGCTGTGGGCAACGATACCGGGCCCATGCATCTGGTGTCACTGGCCGGCACGCCAAGCGTGGCTCTGTTCGGCGCGGACAGTGACCCCGCCCTTTGTGCTCCGCGCGGCCCACAAGTCTGTGTGCTGGAAGCCCCTGATATTTCAGCGCATTCGCCCGCCCGCGTTATGGAAGCGTTAGAGGCCTCCACCTTAAAAACTTGA
- a CDS encoding complex I NDUFA9 subunit family protein, translated as MSATIVTVFGGSGFIGRHVVRELAKRGYRVRAAVRHPSRAGFLRTMGLPGQVEAVYADISDDDSVARALSGAQMAVNLVGILYETGKQTFDALQTEGAGRVAWTAKTKGIKRLVHVSAIGADEESAADYASSKGEGEQAVLDALPNAVILRPSIVFGSGDGFFNRFAAMAKYLPALPLLGGGHTRMQPVYVDDVADAVCTALADTSTSGKIYELGGPEAYTFKELMQIVLRETQRKRLLAPVPWGIAKLQGRILGLLPAPLLTLDQVKMLQSDNVVSDTAKAENRTIEALGITPKSVEAIVPGYLWMYRRQGQYQHDINRENA; from the coding sequence GTGAGCGCTACAATCGTAACGGTTTTCGGCGGATCGGGATTTATCGGGCGGCATGTCGTGCGCGAACTGGCCAAGCGCGGCTATCGGGTGCGCGCTGCCGTGCGGCACCCCTCGCGGGCCGGATTTTTGCGCACCATGGGGCTTCCGGGTCAGGTCGAGGCTGTTTATGCCGACATCAGCGATGACGATTCTGTCGCGCGCGCTCTTTCCGGCGCGCAGATGGCCGTCAACCTGGTCGGCATTTTGTATGAGACCGGCAAACAGACATTTGACGCGCTGCAGACGGAAGGCGCGGGGCGCGTGGCGTGGACGGCCAAGACAAAGGGCATCAAGCGGCTGGTGCATGTATCTGCCATTGGCGCAGATGAAGAAAGCGCTGCTGACTACGCAAGCTCAAAGGGCGAAGGCGAACAGGCCGTATTGGATGCCTTGCCTAACGCTGTGATTTTGCGGCCTTCGATCGTGTTTGGCAGCGGCGACGGTTTTTTCAACCGGTTTGCGGCAATGGCCAAATACCTGCCTGCACTTCCACTGCTGGGCGGCGGGCACACCCGCATGCAGCCGGTTTACGTGGATGATGTGGCGGATGCTGTTTGCACGGCTCTGGCGGACACATCAACGTCCGGCAAAATCTACGAGTTGGGCGGCCCTGAGGCCTACACATTCAAGGAACTGATGCAGATCGTGCTGCGTGAAACCCAGCGCAAGCGCCTGTTGGCACCGGTGCCCTGGGGCATCGCCAAATTGCAGGGACGTATTCTGGGACTGTTGCCCGCACCGCTGCTGACGCTTGACCAGGTCAAGATGCTGCAAAGCGACAATGTGGTGAGTGATACGGCCAAGGCTGAGAACCGCACAATCGAGGCGCTGGGCATAACGCCCAAATCAGTGGAAGCGATTGTGCCGGGCTATTTGTGGATGTACCGCCGACAGGGCCAGTACCAGCACGATATCAACCGCGAAAACGCCTAG
- a CDS encoding alpha/beta hydrolase: protein MTIVQNLTRPDGQTLAFQKREAVAGTAASPTVVWFGGFKSDMTGTKATAVDDWAKAHGRAFVRFDYFGHGASSGAFEDGTISRWLDDGLHVLRELAPGPVVLVGSSMGGWLSLLVARALSASGEAQRLRAMVLIAPAPDFTEALMWEGFSDEVKNQIMTAGAYRQPSDYDDEPYVITRNLIEDGRAHLLMDRPVAVSCPVRILQGMRDEDVPWQHALKLVDLLEADDVIYTLIKSGDHRLSTPSDIARLHTVLDEVARCK from the coding sequence ATGACCATTGTTCAAAACCTTACCCGCCCTGACGGACAAACGCTCGCTTTTCAAAAACGCGAGGCCGTCGCTGGCACCGCCGCGTCGCCCACAGTCGTCTGGTTCGGCGGCTTTAAGTCCGACATGACGGGCACAAAAGCAACCGCCGTGGACGACTGGGCCAAAGCTCATGGCCGCGCTTTTGTGCGGTTTGACTATTTTGGCCACGGCGCATCTTCCGGTGCTTTTGAAGATGGCACGATCAGTCGCTGGCTGGACGATGGTCTGCATGTGCTGCGGGAGCTTGCACCCGGTCCGGTCGTGCTTGTTGGGTCCAGCATGGGCGGCTGGCTGTCGTTGCTTGTCGCCCGCGCGCTTTCAGCGTCGGGCGAGGCACAAAGGCTCAGAGCCATGGTGCTGATTGCGCCGGCTCCGGACTTTACGGAGGCATTGATGTGGGAGGGGTTCTCAGACGAAGTCAAAAACCAGATCATGACTGCAGGGGCTTATCGTCAGCCTTCGGATTATGACGACGAGCCATATGTCATTACGCGCAACCTAATTGAAGATGGGCGCGCGCACCTGCTGATGGACAGGCCCGTGGCTGTTTCGTGCCCGGTGCGCATTCTGCAGGGTATGCGGGACGAAGATGTGCCCTGGCAACATGCCCTGAAGCTGGTTGATCTGCTGGAGGCCGACGATGTGATCTACACGCTGATCAAATCCGGTGATCACCGGCTCTCAACGCCCTCCGATATTGCCCGGTTGCACACTGTGCTGGATGAAGTGGCGCGGTGTAAATAA
- a CDS encoding KpsF/GutQ family sugar-phosphate isomerase encodes MAKTQKPLPTSPVKAAGPALSAQDREAAGRVLTLASQALAHLRDTLDGRFAQAIDAVLQTQGRVIVSGMGKSGHVARKIAATLASTGTPAQYVHPGEASHGDLGMVTRADCLLVLSNSGENQELGDIIAHGKRIAIPLIAITSKPASTLARAATILLPLPAAEEACPMGMAPTTSSTMMIALGDALAVALMERRGFTKDKYRELHPGGRLGQMLVRVADVMRPADRVPLVAPDTSVPDAVARITEAGVGCTGVADAQGRLIGVITDGDLRRHLGADLVTRTAQSIMTNTPRIISHDALAGEAIARMNDVSPPVMVLFVVPQEGAQPQVPVGILHMHDLLRAGFA; translated from the coding sequence ATGGCAAAGACGCAAAAACCGCTGCCCACATCGCCCGTTAAGGCGGCTGGTCCGGCTCTCAGCGCGCAGGACCGCGAGGCTGCGGGGCGCGTTCTGACTTTGGCGTCCCAGGCGCTTGCACACCTGCGCGACACCTTGGATGGAAGGTTTGCTCAGGCCATTGATGCCGTGTTGCAGACCCAGGGCCGCGTGATTGTGTCGGGCATGGGCAAGAGCGGTCATGTGGCCCGCAAGATTGCAGCGACGCTGGCCTCCACAGGCACGCCTGCGCAATACGTTCATCCCGGCGAGGCCAGCCATGGCGACCTTGGCATGGTGACGCGCGCGGATTGCCTGCTGGTGCTTTCCAACTCCGGTGAAAATCAGGAACTGGGTGACATTATTGCGCACGGCAAGCGCATAGCCATTCCATTGATTGCCATTACCAGCAAGCCTGCATCCACGCTGGCGCGTGCGGCCACCATATTGCTGCCGCTGCCTGCTGCTGAAGAAGCCTGCCCCATGGGCATGGCCCCCACCACGTCGTCCACCATGATGATCGCGCTGGGCGATGCGCTGGCTGTGGCCTTAATGGAGCGGCGCGGTTTCACCAAGGACAAGTATCGCGAACTGCACCCCGGCGGCAGGCTTGGCCAGATGCTGGTGCGAGTCGCTGACGTGATGCGCCCTGCTGATCGTGTGCCGCTTGTTGCACCTGATACATCCGTGCCTGACGCTGTGGCGCGCATTACCGAAGCTGGTGTCGGGTGTACCGGCGTTGCTGATGCGCAGGGCCGTCTTATTGGTGTCATCACCGATGGTGACCTGCGGCGGCATCTGGGCGCTGACCTTGTCACCAGAACGGCGCAGAGCATCATGACAAACACTCCGCGCATCATCTCGCATGACGCGCTGGCAGGCGAGGCGATTGCGCGCATGAACGATGTCAGTCCCCCCGTCATGGTGTTGTTTGTCGTACCCCAAGAAGGTGCGCAGCCGCAGGTACCGGTGGGCATTTTGCATATGCATGATCTGTTACGGGCGGGCTTTGCATGA